The uncultured Cohaesibacter sp. genome window below encodes:
- a CDS encoding ABC transporter ATP-binding protein: MAKLSYRNISKRFGQTDVLKSISLEVEDGEMIALLGPSGCGKTTMLRLTAGFERPNSGSILMGDTVLSDQRSHVAPEDRNMGIVFQSYALWPNMTVAENIAYPLKIRRLPENKIDAILFNALETVSLLDFAEAEPATLSGGQRQRVALARCLVMQPDAVLLDEPLSNLDAHLREVMQSTFVQFHEQSRATMLYVTHDQTEAMALADRIAVMFDGQLEQVDKPQDLYRKPKTERVARFIGHSSILTAYLEQKSDGERRDVVINGQVFSTRQSNEIALMPEATPVSLCVRPEHVRLDHQTGLPARVTSSSYQGERYRVVLEMSDGTDVVAYSEHKVKPDELVRFTFENAWAM, from the coding sequence GTGGCAAAGCTGAGTTATCGAAATATTTCCAAAAGGTTTGGTCAAACGGACGTCCTGAAATCCATTTCCCTTGAAGTGGAAGATGGAGAAATGATCGCCCTGCTCGGCCCTTCAGGCTGCGGCAAGACGACAATGTTGCGCCTGACGGCCGGATTTGAGCGCCCGAACAGCGGCTCGATCCTCATGGGAGACACCGTGCTCTCGGATCAGCGTAGCCATGTGGCTCCGGAAGACCGCAATATGGGCATTGTCTTTCAATCCTACGCCCTGTGGCCGAACATGACCGTTGCCGAAAATATCGCCTATCCGCTCAAGATCAGGCGCTTGCCCGAAAACAAGATAGACGCCATTCTTTTCAATGCACTTGAAACGGTCTCCCTGCTCGATTTTGCCGAAGCCGAACCAGCCACCCTTTCCGGGGGGCAGCGGCAGCGTGTGGCGCTCGCCCGTTGTCTGGTAATGCAGCCGGATGCCGTTTTGCTTGACGAGCCGCTCTCCAATCTCGATGCCCATTTGCGCGAAGTTATGCAGAGCACCTTTGTGCAGTTTCATGAACAGTCCAGAGCAACCATGCTCTATGTTACGCATGATCAGACAGAAGCCATGGCGCTGGCCGACCGGATCGCAGTCATGTTTGACGGCCAGCTGGAACAGGTCGACAAGCCGCAGGATCTCTATCGCAAGCCCAAAACCGAGCGGGTGGCCCGGTTCATTGGCCACAGCTCAATACTTACCGCCTATCTGGAGCAAAAGTCGGACGGCGAGCGGCGCGATGTGGTCATCAATGGTCAGGTTTTCAGCACACGCCAAAGCAACGAGATTGCTCTCATGCCAGAGGCAACGCCAGTAAGCCTGTGCGTCCGGCCCGAACATGTACGGCTGGATCATCAGACCGGCCTTCCGGCCCGCGTTACGTCATCGTCCTATCAGGGGGAACGATATCGGGTAGTGCTGGAAATGAGTGATGGCACGGATGTGGTCGCCTACAGCGAGCACAAGGTCAAACCCGATGAGCTGGTACGTTTCACCTTCGAGAATGCCTGGGCGATGTAG
- the phaC gene encoding class I poly(R)-hydroxyalkanoic acid synthase, translating to MVKEKDEDKDQMGRDPEDQPEGSSAGSAGFEQGFTQFMIQDPEKFATNIAHIFEEAGKVASAYLRPRESGVNRHTVDYVNQMVRTFGEVTQHWTSDPQRTLEAQTRLWGRCLDLWGASSRRMMGEQVDDIASPATGDLRFDDPDWQTNPFFSFLRQLYLIASQWASEMVVEADSVDEHTRHKALFYVNQIFNALSPSNYVLTNPTLLRETLENNGENLIRGMQMLAEDIQAGGGNLLIRQTDASVFRLGDNIAVTPGEVVAQNDICQLIQYEAQTETVQKTPLLIFAPWINKYYILDLNERKSFIQWCVRQGHTVFAVSWVNPDETLKDKDFADYMREGILSSIETVRQITGEEKVNTLGYCVGGTLLSAAMAYLAAKDRDWINSATLIAAQVDFAEAGDLKVFIDEDQLAELEKVMDRQGYLDGQSMANVFNMLQPNDLIWPYFVNNYMRGLEPFPFDLLFWNQDSTRMTAACHSYYLRKCYLENALSDGTMELDGVQLDLASIKAPVYCLALREDHIAPARSVYNGARLFGGSVDFVLGGSGHIAGVVNPPVLQKYQFWRGDTAEGSLEDWLDKASATPGSWWPDWHEWLVTRSGGKVPARRIGSLDFPPMESAPGTYARKVY from the coding sequence ATGGTGAAGGAAAAGGACGAGGACAAGGACCAGATGGGCCGAGATCCCGAAGACCAGCCTGAAGGTAGCTCCGCAGGTAGCGCAGGGTTCGAACAGGGATTTACCCAGTTCATGATCCAGGACCCTGAGAAATTTGCCACCAATATTGCCCACATCTTCGAGGAAGCAGGCAAGGTTGCCTCTGCCTATTTGCGTCCACGTGAAAGCGGCGTGAACCGCCACACCGTCGACTACGTCAACCAGATGGTCCGCACCTTTGGCGAGGTCACACAGCACTGGACGTCGGACCCCCAGCGAACCTTGGAAGCACAAACCCGCCTGTGGGGACGCTGTCTGGATCTTTGGGGGGCTTCCAGCCGCCGCATGATGGGGGAACAGGTGGACGACATTGCCAGTCCGGCGACCGGGGATCTGCGGTTCGACGATCCCGACTGGCAGACCAACCCTTTCTTCTCCTTCCTCAGACAGCTTTATCTGATTGCCTCCCAGTGGGCGAGTGAAATGGTGGTCGAAGCGGACAGCGTCGACGAACATACGCGACACAAGGCCCTGTTTTACGTCAACCAGATCTTCAACGCTCTTTCGCCCAGCAACTATGTGCTGACCAATCCGACTCTTTTGCGCGAAACGCTGGAAAATAATGGCGAGAATCTTATTCGCGGCATGCAGATGCTGGCGGAGGATATTCAGGCGGGCGGCGGCAACCTGCTCATCCGCCAGACCGATGCTTCCGTATTTCGTCTCGGCGACAATATCGCCGTAACGCCGGGCGAGGTGGTTGCCCAGAATGATATCTGCCAGTTGATCCAGTATGAAGCCCAGACGGAAACGGTCCAGAAAACACCGCTGCTGATCTTCGCGCCATGGATCAACAAATATTATATTCTAGACCTCAACGAGCGCAAAAGCTTCATCCAGTGGTGCGTGCGCCAGGGGCATACGGTTTTTGCCGTTTCATGGGTCAATCCGGACGAGACATTGAAGGACAAGGACTTCGCCGACTATATGCGTGAAGGCATTCTGAGCTCGATCGAGACGGTGCGACAGATTACTGGCGAGGAAAAGGTCAACACGCTCGGCTATTGCGTCGGCGGCACGCTTCTTTCGGCGGCAATGGCCTATCTTGCAGCAAAGGATAGGGACTGGATCAACAGTGCAACACTGATTGCCGCTCAGGTTGATTTTGCGGAAGCGGGCGATCTTAAAGTGTTCATTGACGAAGATCAGCTCGCAGAACTTGAAAAGGTCATGGACCGCCAAGGCTATCTGGATGGGCAATCAATGGCCAATGTCTTCAACATGCTACAGCCCAACGACCTGATATGGCCCTATTTCGTCAACAACTACATGCGCGGACTGGAGCCATTTCCTTTTGACCTGCTGTTCTGGAATCAGGATTCCACTCGCATGACGGCGGCTTGCCATTCCTACTACCTGCGCAAATGCTATCTTGAGAACGCCCTTTCCGATGGCACCATGGAGCTGGACGGCGTCCAGCTTGATCTCGCGTCCATCAAGGCGCCGGTCTATTGCCTTGCTCTCAGGGAAGATCACATCGCCCCTGCCCGCTCGGTCTACAACGGCGCCCGCCTGTTTGGCGGTTCCGTTGACTTCGTCCTTGGCGGCTCGGGTCACATTGCAGGTGTTGTCAATCCACCCGTGCTACAGAAATACCAGTTCTGGCGCGGCGACACTGCAGAAGGCAGTCTCGAGGACTGGCTTGATAAGGCATCGGCCACCCCCGGCTCATGGTGGCCGGATTGGCATGAATGGCTTGTTACCCGCAGCGGGGGCAAAGTCCCTGCACGCCGGATCGGATCATTGGACTTTCCACCGATGGAAAGCGCGCCCGGCACCTATGCGCGCAAGGTCTACTAG